A region from the Flavobacteriales bacterium genome encodes:
- a CDS encoding VOC family protein, which produces MNPGVFSLSLTVKDLQASRTFYENLGFTVFAGDMEKNYLIMKHGHAIIGLFQGMFEKNILTFNPGWDENANKVEPFDDVRDIQKQLKAKGIKLESEVDESTTGPASFIVLDPDGNPVLVDQHV; this is translated from the coding sequence ATGAATCCAGGCGTATTTTCGCTCAGTCTTACCGTCAAGGACCTTCAGGCATCCAGGACTTTTTACGAAAACCTCGGATTCACAGTCTTTGCCGGTGATATGGAGAAGAACTACCTCATCATGAAGCATGGCCATGCCATCATCGGATTGTTCCAGGGTATGTTCGAAAAAAACATCCTGACCTTCAATCCGGGATGGGATGAAAATGCCAATAAGGTGGAGCCTTTCGATGATGTCCGGGACATCCAGAAGCAATTAAAAGCCAAAGGGATCAAACTGGAATCGGAGGTTGATGAGAGCACCACAGGTCCTGCGAGTTTTATTGTGCTGGATCCGGATGGGAACCCGGTGTTGGTGGACCAGCATGTTTAA